GCTCGTCATGCTCGGCGCGGCCCTTCTGTGGTTCGGCTGGTTCGGCTTCAACGCCGGATCCTGGCTCGGCAACGACGACGGCGTCGGCGCGGTCATGTTCCTGAACACCCAGGTCGCCACCGCCGCCGCGGTCCTCGGCTGGCTGATCTACGAGAAGCTGCGCCACGGCTCCTTCACCACCCTGGGCGCCGCCTCCGGCGCGGTCGCCGGCCTCGTCGCCATCACCCCGGCGGGCGGCTCCGTCAGCCCGCTCGGCGCGATCGCGATCGGCGTCATCGCCGGTGTCCTGTGCGCCATGGCGGTCGGCCTGAAGTACAGGTTCGGCTACGACGACTCCCTGGACGTCGTCGGCGTCCACCTCGTCGGCGGCGTCATCGGCTCCATCCTGGTCGGCTTCTTCGCCACCGGAGGCGTCCAGTCCGACGCCGCCGGCCTCTTCTACGGCGGCGGTGTGGACCAGCTCGGCAAGCAGGTCGTCGGCGTCGTCGCGGTCCTCGCGTACTCTCTCGTCGTCTCCGCCGTCATCGCCCTGGCGATCCACAAGACGATCGGGATGCGGGTCTCCGAGGACGACGAGGTCTCCGGCATCGACCAGGTCGAGCACGCCGAGACGGCATACGACTTCAGCGGCACCGGTGGCGGCTCGGTCGCCCGCACCACCGCCCCCGGCACGACGGCAGCACCGAAGGCAAAGAAGGTGGACGCATGAAGCTCATCACCGCGGTCGTGAAGCCCCACCGGCTGGACGAGATCAAGGAGGCCCTCCAGGCATTCGGCGTCCAGGGGCTCACCGTCACCGAGGCCAGCGGTTACGGGCGGCAGCGCGGCCACACCGAGGTCTACCGGGGCGCCGAGTACACCGTCGACCTGGTCCCCAAGATCCGCATCGAGGTCCTCGTCGAGGACGAGGACGCCGAACAGCTCATCGAGGTCGTCGTCAAGGCCGCCCGAACCGGCAAGATCGGGGACGGCAAGGTCTGGAGCGTTCCGGTCGACACCGCCGTCCGGGTACGGACCGGCGAACGCGGCCCGGACGCCCTCTGACCGACGGCCCACGAACGGAAGGCAGCTGGGTGACGAGTACCGAAGTGACCACCGAAACCGAAGGCTCGGGGCCCAGCGGCTACGCGGCGGCCCGGCTGCGCCTCCTCCAGCGGGAGGCGCGGTCCGGGCCGCCGCGCCGTGCGGCCCTCGCCCGCCTCACCGACGCATGGCTCACCGGCCTGTTCACCGCAGCCGCCGACCGGACCGGGGTGCGCGGCGCCGCACTCGTCGCCGTCGGCGGCTACGGCCGCGGCGAGCTCTCCCCGCGCAGCGACCTCGACCTGCTCCTCCTGCACGACGGCAACGCCGACGCACCCGCCGTCGCCGCCCTCGCGGACTCCCTCTGGTACCCGGTCTGGGACCTGGGCCTGGCCCTCGACCACTCCGTACGGACCCCCGGCGAAGCCCGGAAGACGGCGAGCGAGGACCTCAAGGTCCAGCTCGGCCTGCTGGACGCCCGGCCGGTCGCCGGAGACCTCGGCCTCGTCGCCGGCCTGCGCACCGCGATCCTCGCCGACTGGCGCAACCAGGCCCCCAAACGGCTCCCCGCCCTTCACGAGCTCTGCCAGGAACGCGCGGAGCGGACCGGCGAGCTCCAGTTCCTCCTGGAACCCGATCTCAAGGAGGCCCGCGGCGGCCTCCGCGACGCCACCGCCCTGCGCGCGGTCGCCGCCTCCTGGGTCGCCGACGCCCCGCGCGAAGGGCTCGACCAGGCCCGCCGCACCCTCCTCGACGCCCGTGACGCCCTCCACCTCACCACCGGGCGCGCCACCGACCGCCTCGCCCTCCAGGAACAGGACCAGGTCGCCGCCGCCCTCGGCCTCCTCGACGCCGACACCCTGCTGCGCCAGGTCTACGAGGCCGCGCGGACGGTCTCGTACGCCACCGACGTCACCTGGCGCGAGGTCAACCGGGTGCTGCGCGCCCGCTCCGCCCGCCCCCGGCTCCGCGCCCTGCTCAGCGGCGGCCTCGGCACCAAACCCACCCCCGAGCGCACCCCGCTCGCCGACGGCGTGGTGGACGCGGACGGCGAAGTGGTCCTCGCCCGCGCCGCCCGCCCCGAACGCGACCCGGTCCTCACCCTGCGCGCCGCCGCGGCCGCAGCCGAGGCCGGACTCCCGCTCTCCCGCCACCTCGTACGCCACCTGGCGACCACCGCCCAGCCGCTGCCGGTCCCGTGGCCCCCCGAGGCGCGCGAGGAACTGGTCACCCTGCTCGGCGCGGGGGAGGCCACCGTCGGCGTCTGGGAGGCGCTCGAAGCGGAAGGGATCGTCACCCGGCTGCTGCCCGACTGGGAACGCGTCCACTGCCGCCCCCAACGCAACCCCGTCCACACCTGGACCGTCGACCGGCACCTCGTGGAGACCGCCGTCCGCGCCGCCTCCCTCACCCGCCGCGTCCACCGCCCCGACCTCCTCCTGGTCGCCGCCCTCCTGCACGACATCGGCAAGGGCTGGCCGGGCGACCATTCGGTGGCCGGTGAGGTCATCGCCCGGGACATGGCCACCCGGATCGGCTTCGACCAGCACGACGTGGGCGTCATCGCCACCCTCGTACGCCACCATCTGCTGCTCGTCGACACCGCCACCCGGCGTGACCTCGACGACCCCGCCACCGTCCAGGCCGTCGCCGGGGCCGTCGCCAACGCCTCCACCCTGGAGCTGCTGCACGCCCTCACCCAGGCCGACGCGCTCGCCACCGGCCCCGCCGCCTGGTCCGCCTGGCGCGCCTCCCTCGTCGCCGACCTGGTCAAACGGGTCGGAGCCGTCCTCGCCGGGGAGTTCCCCGATGAGCCCGACGACGAGGCCCCCAGCGCCGAACACGAACGCCTCGCCATCGAGGCCCTGCGCACCGGCGAACCCGTGCTGGCCCTGCACACCCGGCCCGGGGAGCCCGCCGGGGACGGCGAAGTGGAACCCGTCGGCGTCGAACTCCTCATCGCCCTGCCCGATCGCCCAGGCGTCCTGCCCGCCGCCGCCGGAGTCCTCGCCCTGCACCGCCTCACCGTGCGCGCCGCCGACCTGCGCGCGGTGGAGCTGCCCAACGAGGTGGGGGAGCGGGCGGACCTGCTGCTGCTCAACTGGCGGGTCGCCGCCGCGTACGGGTCCCTCCCGCAGGCCGCCCGCCTCCGCGCCGACCTCGTACGCGCCCTGGACGGCTCCCTGGACATCCGGGCCCGCCTCGCGGAACGGGAAGCCGCCTATCCGCGCAGGCGGGGCGTCAAGGCCCCGCCGCCCCGCGTCACCGTGGCCGCCGCGGGCTCCCGGCGCGCCACCGTGATCGAGGTCCGCGCCCAGGACGCCCCGGGACTGCTGCACCGCATCGGCAACGCCCTGGAAGGGAGCGCCGTACGGGTACGGAGCGCCCATGTCTCCACCCTCGGCGCCAACGCCGTGGACGCCTTCTACGTCACCGGGGCCGACGGCGAACCCCTCCCCCCGGCCCGGGCCTCCGAGGTCGCCCGGGAGGTCGAGAAGGCCCTCGGCTGACCGCGTACGACCAGCCCTCGCCCGGCAGGTTCCGGGCGAGGGCTTGGTGTTCTCCGGGAGGCGGATACCCTGGAGGGCGATTGACCTGCCCCGCCCCCGACCCTGAGGACCGACGAGCGCCGTGTTCGATACTCTCTCCGACCGCCTTAGCGCGACTTTCAAGAACCTCAGGGGCAAGGGCCGCTTGTCCGAGGCCGACATCGACGCCACGGCACGCGAGATCCGTATCGCCCTGCTGGAAGCCGACGTCGCCCTGCCTGTGGTCCGGGCCTTCATCGCCAACGTCAAGGAGCGGGCGCGCGGCGTCGAGGTCTCCCAGGCGCTGAACCCCGCCCAGCAGGTCGTCAAGATCGTCAACGAGGAGCTCGTCGCCATCCTCGGCGGCGAGACCCGGCGGCTGCGGTTCGCCAAGACCGCGCCCACCGTGATCATGCTCGCCGGTCTCCAGGGTGCCGGTAAGACGACGCTGGCCGGAAAGCTCGGCCTCTGGCTCAAGGGCCAGGGCCACTCCCCGCTGCTCGTCGCCTGTGACCTCCAGCGCCCCAACGCCGTCAACCAGCTGAGCGTCGTCGCCGAGCGCGCCGGCGTCGCGGTGTACGCCCCCGAGCCGGGCAACGGCGTCGGCGATCCGGTGCGGGTCGCCAAGGACTCCATCGAGTTCGCCAAGGCCAAGGTCCACGACATCGTCATCGTCGACACCGCCGGCCGCCTCGGCATCGACCAGGAGCTGATGCAGCAGGCCGCGGACATCCGCGACGCCGTCAGCCCCGACGAGATCCTCTTCGTCGTCGACGCGATGATCGGTCAGGACGCGGTCAACACCGCCGAGGCCTTCCGCGACGGCGTCGGCTTCGACGGCGTGGTCCTCTCCAAGCTCGACGGCGACGCCCGCGGTGGCGCGGCCCTGTCGATCGCCCATGTCACGGGCAAGCAGATCATGTTCGCCTCGAACGGCGAGAAGCTTGAGGACTTCGACGCGTTCCACCCGGACCGGATGGCCTCCCGCATCCTCGACATGGGTGACCTGCTCACCCTGATCGAGCAGGCGGAGAAGACGTTCAGTCAGGAAGAGGCCGCCAAAATGGCCTCGAAGCTCCAGTCGAGCAAGGGTGGGAAGGACTTCACCCTCGACGACTTCCTGGCCCAGATGGAGCAGGTCCGCAAGATGGGCTCCATCTCCAAGCTGCTCGGCATGCTGCCCGGCATGGGGCAGATCAAGGACCAGATCAACAACATCGACGAGCGCGACATCGACCGCACCGCCGCGATCATCAAGTCGATGACGCCCAAGGAACGCGCCGAGCCGACGATCATCAACGGTTCGCGCCGGGCCCGTATCGCCAAGGGTTCGGGCGTCGAGGTCTCCGCGGTCAAGAGCCTGGTCGAGCGGTTCTTCGAGGCGCGCAAGATGATGTCGAAGATGGCCCAGGGCGGCGGCATGCCCGGGATGCCGGGGATGCCGGGCATGGGCGGCGGCCCCGGCCGGCAGAAGAAGCAGGTCAAGCAGGCCAAGGGCAAGCGCAAGAGCGGCAACCCGATGAAGCGCAAGGCCGAGGAGCAGGCCGCGGCGGCCCGCCGTGAGCAGGCGGCGGCCCAGGGCGGCGCGTTCGGTCTGCCCGCCCAGGACGACAAGAACTTCGAGCTGCCGGACGAGTTCAAGAAGTTCATGTAAGCAAGCACGGCACAGGTAAGGGGCGCCCTCTCTCAAGGGCGCCCCTTACGCGCTCGGCACTCCTGCCCCTCAGGTCACGCAGACCAGATAGCGGAAGACGTTCGGCATCCACACCGTGCCGTCCTCCCGCCGGTGCGGGTGCAGGGCCTCCGCGACCTCCTTCTCCACCTGGGAGCGGTCCGTGGCCCGTACGGCGGCGTCGAAGAGCCCGGTGGACAGCAGGCCGCGCACCGCGCTGCCCACGTCCGCGTAACCGAACGGGCAGGACACCCGCCCCGAACCGTCCGGCTTCAGCCCGGCCCGCGCCGCCACGTCCTCCAGATCGTCCCGGAGGGTCGGCCGCCACCGGCCCGGCCCCGTACGCGGCGGACGCGCGGTGTCCGCAAGGCGTGCGGCCACTTGGAGCACCGCGGCCGTGGCGCAGCGCTCCGGCGGACCCCAGCCGGTCAGCACCACCGCCGCGCCCCGGACGGCCAGCGGCACCGCCGAGCGCAGCGCCGGCACCAGCCCCTCGGAGTCCCCGGCCGCGCAGCCGATCGGCTCGAAGACCGTGATCAGGTTGTACGGAGCGCCGTCCGCGCAGACGGGCGCGGGACCCCCGTCCTCCAGCACCCGGGCCCGGCGGCGGGCCGGGTGCGGGGAGTGCGCGGGCGCGTCGTCCCAGCCCGCGTCGGGCAGCAGCCGCGCGCGGGCCAGCGCAAGACGCTCCCGGTCGGAGTCCACACCCGTGACGTGCGCCCCCCGGGCCGCCGCGACGAGCATCGCGAGGCCCGAACCGCAGCCGAGGGACAGCATCCGGGTGGCGGCCCCGATCTCCATCCGGTCGTACACCGCCTCGTAGAGCGGCGCGAGCATGCGTTCCTGGATCTCGGCCCAGTCGCGTGCGCGGGTACCGGCGTCCGCCGGCGCGGAGGCGTCCGCGCCCAGCTGGTTCCGGACGAGCGTTGGTGTCATGGAAAGTGCCCCAATCCGCCAAGAGGTCGGTCGTGCCCGAGTGGACGTCCCCCGTGTGCGAGTGTTCCGCACCCCCGTAGCCAGAGAACTGCGCATCCGCCGTTCCGTCCAGGGGTTGTGGAACAGTGCTTGCGTGCCCCGGTCGTGCGCCCCGTCCCACGTCTGCTCTCCGACCAGTCTTACCCGACACCCCGCGCCGGGCACGTCGAGCGGAGGGGAGGGTAGTCTTCCGGGCGGGTTCGTCAGGGCCGCGGGCCGCCCGCGCTCCTCACATCAGCGGCCGCCGGACGTACCGCACGCTGTGCACCACCTTGGTGCGAGCTGTGCGTCTTCTCCGCAGTTCTGCGTACCCGCCCTCGTCCGGACGCATCAAGGGCAACTGACTGGTACGTGCAAATTATTTGGGATGCCCCGGAATAGGAACACCGGGGCACTCGGGCTCGTTGTCACGACGTGAGCACGACACCACCTGTACTTGCCGCAGAGCTGGCACAGGCGTGGGCCGACATTCAGCGGTACCACCCCGAGCTGCCCGATCTAGCCGCGCCCGAGTCCCTGATCGGAGAGTCCTCGTCCGCCTGTGGCGCCGAGCTCTCCTTCGAGCGACTGCTCCACGAGGCAGTCCACGGCATCGCCGCCGCGAGAGGAGTCCGAGACACCTCCCGCGCCGGCCGCTACCACAACCGACGCTTCCTCGCGATCGCCGAGGAGCTGGGCCTCGACCATGCCGAGGAACCCCACCCCAGCAGCGGATTCTCCCTGGTCACGCTGAATCCGGAAGCCAAGCGCCGGTACCGTCCGACCACCGAACGGCTGCAGCGCGCCCTCAAGGCGCACACCGTCGCCACCGCCGCCGACACCAAGCGCTCCTTCCGCGGACCTGCCGCCCGGCACGGTTCCTCCGGGGGCGGTGTGCGGGTCAAGGCAGTCTGCGACTGCGGACGCAATGTCCGCGTCGTCCCGTCGGTTCTGGCGCAGGCGCCGATCGTCTGCGGCGGCTGCGGCAAGCCGTTCCGGATCCCGGAAGCGGTCGCGGTGGGGTGAGCCGATGTGGTGTGGCACAATGGCTAGCTGTACTCGACAGTCGCACAGGACCCCTCTCTCCTCCGGCTGACGCGTCCATCGGGCACTCCGAGTACCGCAACCCCACGTGGCATCTTCGTTGTGCCCAACCACGTCAGAGACCAGGAGACACCACTTCCGTGGCAGTCAAGATCAAGCTGAAGCGTCTGGGCAAGATCCGTTCGCCTCACTACCGCATCGTCGTCGCCGACTCCCGTACCCGCCGTGACGGCCGGGCCATCGAGGAGATCGGCCTGTACCACCCGGTGCAGAACCCCTCGCGCATCGAGGTCAACTCGGAGCGTGCGCAGTACTGGCTGTCCGTCGGCGCCCAGCCGACCGAGCCGGTTCTCGCGATCCTGAAGCTCACCGGTGACTGGCAGGCCCACAAGGGTCTCCCGGCCCCCGCGCCGCTGCTGCAGCCGGAGCCCAAGGCTGACAAGCGCGCGCTGTTCGAGGCGCTGTCCGCGGACGGCGACGAGGCCAAGGGTGAGGCCATCACCCCCAAGGCCAAGAAGGCCGACAAGAAGGCGGACGAGGCGGCTGACGCTGCCGAGTCCACCGAGTCGACCGAGGCCTGAGCATGCTCGAGGAGGCTCTCGAGCACCTCGTGAAGGGCATCGTCGACAACCCCGACGACGTGCAGGTTGCCGAGCGCACCCTGCGTCGCGGGCGCGTGCTGGAGGTCCGGGTCCACCCCGACGACCTCGGCAAGGTGATCGGCCGTAACGGCCGCACCGCTCGCGCCCTGCGTACGGTCGTGGGTGCCATCGGCGGCCGTGGGATCCGTGTCGACCTCGTCGATGTGGACCAGGTTCGCTGATCAGCGAGTTGAACACCGGCCAGGGCCGGGGAGGGCCTTCGGGCCGTCCCCGGCCTTTGTCGTCGGCCACCCGGACGTCTCCCCCTTCCCGTCCGCACCCCATCAATCGGAGAACAGCGTGCAGTTGGTAGTCGCGCGGATCGGCCGCGCCCACGGCATCAAGGGCGAGGTCACCGTCGAGGTACGAACGGACGAGCCGGAGCTGCGGCTCGGCCCCGGCGCCGTCCTGGCCACCGAACCGGCGGCGACGGGTCCGCTGACGGTCGAGGCGGGCCGGGTCCACAGCGGCCGGCTGCTGCTGCGCTTCGAGGGCGTACGCGACCGCACCGCCGCCGAGGCCCTCCGCAACACCCTCCTGATCGCCGAGGTGGACCCGGACGAACTGCCCGAGGAGGAGGACGAGTTCTACGACCACCAGCTGATCGATCTCGACGTGGTGCTCGCCGACGGCACCGGGATCGGCCGGATCACCGAGATCTCCCACCTGCCCTCGCAGGACCTGTTCATCGTGGAGCGCCCCGACGGCAGCGAGGTGATGATCCCCTTCGTCGAGGAGATCGTCAGCGAGATCGACCTGGAGGAACAGCGCGCGGTCATCACCCCGCCGCCGGGTCTGATCGACGAGAGCGAGGCCGTGATCGCCTCCTCCCGCGACGAGGGGACCGGCGAAGCGGCATCCGGCGATGCGGCCTCCGGGGACGCGGCCGAGGCGCCGAAGGGCGACGCCTGATGCGGCTCGACGTCGTCACGATCTTCCCGGAGTACCTGGAACCGCTGAACGTCTCCCTCGTCGGCAAGGCCCGCGCCCGCGGCGTGCTGGACGTCCACGTCCACGACCTGCGGGAGTGGACGTACGACCGGCACAACACGGTCGACGACACCCCCTACGGCGGCGGACCCGGCATGGTCATGAAGACCGAGCCCTGGGGCGACGCCCTGGACGAGTCCCTGGCCGACGGCTACGAGGCCGGGGCGCACTCCCCGGTCCTCGTCGTGCCCACGCCCAGCGGCCGGCCGTTCACCCAGGAACTCGCCGTCGAGCTCTCCGCCGCACCCTGGCTGCTCTTCACCCCGGCCCGCTACGAGGGCATCGACCGCCGGGTGATCGACGAGTACGCCACCCGGCTGCGGGTCGTCGAGGTCTCCATCGGGGACTATGTGCTGGCCGGCGGGGAAGCGGCCGTCCTGGTGATCACGGAGGCGGTGGCCCGGCTGCTGCCCGGTGTCCTCGGCAACGCCGAATCCCACCGGGACGACTCCTTCGCCCCGGGCGCGATGGCCAACCTCCTGGAGGGGCCCGTCTACACCAAGCCGCCCGAGTGGCGCGGCCGGTCCATCCCGGACGTCCTGCTCAGCGGCCACCACGGGAAGATCGCGCGCTGGCGGCGCGACCAGGCCTTCGCCCGTACCGCCCTCAACCGCCCCGATCTGATCGAGCGGTGCGAGGCGAGCGCCTTCGACAAGAAGGACCGCGAGATCCTCTCCATCCTCGGCTTCGCGCCGGAGCCCGGCGGCCGATTTTGGCGCAGGCCCACCGCCGTGGAAGAATAGGCCGCTGCTGTCCGTCCGGCGTGCGCCCCTGCCACAGGGGGAAAGACGCCCGCCCGAGGCGATCAGCACTCCGAACTCTTCAACAACCTTCCCGTCGATGACCTGTGGCATCGGCGAAGAAAGCAGAAACCATGGCTTCCCTGCTCGATGGCGTCAATGCCGCCACCCTCCGTTCGGACGTCCCGGCGTTCCGCCCCGGTGACACCGTCAACGTCCACGTGCGCGTGATCGAGGGCAACCGCTCCCGTATCCAGCAGTTCAAGGGTGTTGTCATCCGCCGCCAGGGCGCGGGCGTCAGCGAGACCTTCACGGTCCGCAAGGTCTCCTTCTCCGTCGGCGTCGAGCGCACCTTCCCGGTGCACAGCCCGATCTTCGAGAAGATCGAGCTCGTCACCCGCGGTGACGTCCGTCGCGCCAAGCTGTACTTCCTCCGTGAGCTGCGCGGCAAGGCCGCGAAGATCAAGGAGAAGCGCGACAACTGAGCTGTCGCCCGGTCATCCCCCTGCGGGTGACCCGTCCACAGCCTGGCCGGATAAGCTTCGGCCGCGATGGACACGCAAGCACAGCACTCGGAGCGCGACCGCTCCTCGGAACCCGATGCGGGGTCCGGGGAGAGGTCGCGCTTTTCGCGTACGCGGGCCCGCGTCGCCTCCGCGCTGTCGTGGCGGCGGGTGTTCGCCGGGGCGATCCTGGCCACCGTCGCCCTGCTGCTGTTCAGTGCTTACGTGGTCCAGCCCTTCCTGATCCCCAGCCGCTCGATGGAGCCCACGCTGCAGGTCGGCGACCGGGTGCTCGTGAACAAGCTGGCGTACCGTTTCGGTGCCGAGCCCGAGCGCGGCGACGTGGTGGTCTTCGACGGGACAGGATCGTTCGTACGGGAGGACCTCGACGCGAACCCCCTGACCGGGCTGGTGCGCGGGGCGGCGGCTTCCCTGGGGCTCGCGGAGCCCGCCGACACCGACTTCGTGAAGCGGGTGGTGGGCGTGGCCGGAGACCGCGTCGTGTGCTGCGACAGGCGCGGGAGGCTCGCGGTCAACGGCACCGTGGTGGACGAGCCGTATCTGTACCCCGGGGACACCGCTTCCCGGGCGCCCTTCGACATCGTGGTGTCCGCCGGCGCTCTGTGGATGATGGGCGACCACCGCAGCCGCTCCAGCGACTCCCGGGACCACCTCGGATCGCCCGGCGGCGGGATGGTGCCCGTCGAGCGGGTGACCGGCCGGGTGGACTGGCTGGGCTGGCCGCCCGCCCGGGTCGGCTCGCTGACCGGGACCGGCGCCTTCGGTGACGTACGGGCGCCTGGCGCGGCGCATGGGTAACCGCGGACGCCCGCGCGGCGCATCCGACCCCCGTGCGTCCCTGCCGACCGGGACCAGGCCGACCGCGCCGCGCCCGCTGCCCACCCGGGCGGAGCGCCGCAAGCTCGCCAGGAAGGTCCGGCGCAAGCGCCGCAGGTCCGCGGTGAAGGAGATACCCGTCCTCGTCGTCGTGGCGCTGCTGATCGCGCTCGTCCTGAAGACGTTCCTGGTCCAGGCGTTCGTCATCCCGTCCGGGTCGATGGAACAGACCATCCGGATCGGCGACCGGGTGCTCGTGGACAAGCTGACCCCGTGGTTCGGATCGAGGCCGCAGCGCGGCGACGTCGTGGTCTTCAAGGACCCCGGCGGCTGGCTCCAGCAGGAGAACCCCGGGCAGAAGAAGGACCCGCCGATCGGCGTCAAGCAGGCCACCGAGCTGCTGACCTTCATCGGGCTGCTGCCGTCCGACGACGAGCAGGACCTGATCAAGCGGGTCATCGCGGTGGGCGGCGACACCGTGAAGTGCTGCGGCGAGGACGGCCGGGTCACCGTCAACGGCGTACCGCTGGCCGAGACGTACCTCCACCCCGACGACCGGCCCTCGGCCATCTCGTTCGAGGTGAAGGTCCCCGAGGGACGGCTCTTCGTGATGGGGGACCACCGGTCCGACTCCGCCGACTCCCGCTTCCACCTCGACGAACCCGACCGGGGCACGGTCGCCGAGGAGGAGGTCGTGGGGCGGGCCGTCGTGATCGCCTGGCCGTTCGGCCACTGGACCACGCTGGAGGAGCGCGACGCCTTCCGTGCCGTCCCGGACTCGCGCGCATCGGAGGCGGCGGTTCCGGCCCGGTCGAATAGTGTGGCACCTCCGGATCGCG
This sequence is a window from Streptomyces parvus. Protein-coding genes within it:
- a CDS encoding ammonium transporter produces the protein MPPGITTLAADAPELSAANTGFMLICSALVMLMTPGLAFFYGGMVRVKSTLNMLMMSFISLGIVTVLWVLYGFSLAFGSDVGSVIGWSSDYVGLSGIGVTELWDGYTIPVYVFAAFQLMFAVLTPALISGALADRVKFTAWALFIVLWVTVVYFPVAHWVWGTGGWLFEMGVIDFAGGTAVHINAGAAALGVILVIGKRIGFKKDPMRPHSLPLVMLGAALLWFGWFGFNAGSWLGNDDGVGAVMFLNTQVATAAAVLGWLIYEKLRHGSFTTLGAASGAVAGLVAITPAGGSVSPLGAIAIGVIAGVLCAMAVGLKYRFGYDDSLDVVGVHLVGGVIGSILVGFFATGGVQSDAAGLFYGGGVDQLGKQVVGVVAVLAYSLVVSAVIALAIHKTIGMRVSEDDEVSGIDQVEHAETAYDFSGTGGGSVARTTAPGTTAAPKAKKVDA
- a CDS encoding P-II family nitrogen regulator — encoded protein: MKLITAVVKPHRLDEIKEALQAFGVQGLTVTEASGYGRQRGHTEVYRGAEYTVDLVPKIRIEVLVEDEDAEQLIEVVVKAARTGKIGDGKVWSVPVDTAVRVRTGERGPDAL
- a CDS encoding [protein-PII] uridylyltransferase; translated protein: MTSTEVTTETEGSGPSGYAAARLRLLQREARSGPPRRAALARLTDAWLTGLFTAAADRTGVRGAALVAVGGYGRGELSPRSDLDLLLLHDGNADAPAVAALADSLWYPVWDLGLALDHSVRTPGEARKTASEDLKVQLGLLDARPVAGDLGLVAGLRTAILADWRNQAPKRLPALHELCQERAERTGELQFLLEPDLKEARGGLRDATALRAVAASWVADAPREGLDQARRTLLDARDALHLTTGRATDRLALQEQDQVAAALGLLDADTLLRQVYEAARTVSYATDVTWREVNRVLRARSARPRLRALLSGGLGTKPTPERTPLADGVVDADGEVVLARAARPERDPVLTLRAAAAAAEAGLPLSRHLVRHLATTAQPLPVPWPPEAREELVTLLGAGEATVGVWEALEAEGIVTRLLPDWERVHCRPQRNPVHTWTVDRHLVETAVRAASLTRRVHRPDLLLVAALLHDIGKGWPGDHSVAGEVIARDMATRIGFDQHDVGVIATLVRHHLLLVDTATRRDLDDPATVQAVAGAVANASTLELLHALTQADALATGPAAWSAWRASLVADLVKRVGAVLAGEFPDEPDDEAPSAEHERLAIEALRTGEPVLALHTRPGEPAGDGEVEPVGVELLIALPDRPGVLPAAAGVLALHRLTVRAADLRAVELPNEVGERADLLLLNWRVAAAYGSLPQAARLRADLVRALDGSLDIRARLAEREAAYPRRRGVKAPPPRVTVAAAGSRRATVIEVRAQDAPGLLHRIGNALEGSAVRVRSAHVSTLGANAVDAFYVTGADGEPLPPARASEVAREVEKALG
- the ffh gene encoding signal recognition particle protein; translation: MFDTLSDRLSATFKNLRGKGRLSEADIDATAREIRIALLEADVALPVVRAFIANVKERARGVEVSQALNPAQQVVKIVNEELVAILGGETRRLRFAKTAPTVIMLAGLQGAGKTTLAGKLGLWLKGQGHSPLLVACDLQRPNAVNQLSVVAERAGVAVYAPEPGNGVGDPVRVAKDSIEFAKAKVHDIVIVDTAGRLGIDQELMQQAADIRDAVSPDEILFVVDAMIGQDAVNTAEAFRDGVGFDGVVLSKLDGDARGGAALSIAHVTGKQIMFASNGEKLEDFDAFHPDRMASRILDMGDLLTLIEQAEKTFSQEEAAKMASKLQSSKGGKDFTLDDFLAQMEQVRKMGSISKLLGMLPGMGQIKDQINNIDERDIDRTAAIIKSMTPKERAEPTIINGSRRARIAKGSGVEVSAVKSLVERFFEARKMMSKMAQGGGMPGMPGMPGMGGGPGRQKKQVKQAKGKRKSGNPMKRKAEEQAAAARREQAAAQGGAFGLPAQDDKNFELPDEFKKFM
- a CDS encoding methyltransferase domain-containing protein gives rise to the protein MTPTLVRNQLGADASAPADAGTRARDWAEIQERMLAPLYEAVYDRMEIGAATRMLSLGCGSGLAMLVAAARGAHVTGVDSDRERLALARARLLPDAGWDDAPAHSPHPARRRARVLEDGGPAPVCADGAPYNLITVFEPIGCAAGDSEGLVPALRSAVPLAVRGAAVVLTGWGPPERCATAAVLQVAARLADTARPPRTGPGRWRPTLRDDLEDVAARAGLKPDGSGRVSCPFGYADVGSAVRGLLSTGLFDAAVRATDRSQVEKEVAEALHPHRREDGTVWMPNVFRYLVCVT
- the rpsP gene encoding 30S ribosomal protein S16, with translation MAVKIKLKRLGKIRSPHYRIVVADSRTRRDGRAIEEIGLYHPVQNPSRIEVNSERAQYWLSVGAQPTEPVLAILKLTGDWQAHKGLPAPAPLLQPEPKADKRALFEALSADGDEAKGEAITPKAKKADKKADEAADAAESTESTEA
- a CDS encoding RNA-binding protein; the encoded protein is MLEEALEHLVKGIVDNPDDVQVAERTLRRGRVLEVRVHPDDLGKVIGRNGRTARALRTVVGAIGGRGIRVDLVDVDQVR
- the rimM gene encoding ribosome maturation factor RimM (Essential for efficient processing of 16S rRNA), whose product is MQLVVARIGRAHGIKGEVTVEVRTDEPELRLGPGAVLATEPAATGPLTVEAGRVHSGRLLLRFEGVRDRTAAEALRNTLLIAEVDPDELPEEEDEFYDHQLIDLDVVLADGTGIGRITEISHLPSQDLFIVERPDGSEVMIPFVEEIVSEIDLEEQRAVITPPPGLIDESEAVIASSRDEGTGEAASGDAASGDAAEAPKGDA
- the trmD gene encoding tRNA (guanosine(37)-N1)-methyltransferase TrmD — its product is MRLDVVTIFPEYLEPLNVSLVGKARARGVLDVHVHDLREWTYDRHNTVDDTPYGGGPGMVMKTEPWGDALDESLADGYEAGAHSPVLVVPTPSGRPFTQELAVELSAAPWLLFTPARYEGIDRRVIDEYATRLRVVEVSIGDYVLAGGEAAVLVITEAVARLLPGVLGNAESHRDDSFAPGAMANLLEGPVYTKPPEWRGRSIPDVLLSGHHGKIARWRRDQAFARTALNRPDLIERCEASAFDKKDREILSILGFAPEPGGRFWRRPTAVEE
- the rplS gene encoding 50S ribosomal protein L19; translated protein: MASLLDGVNAATLRSDVPAFRPGDTVNVHVRVIEGNRSRIQQFKGVVIRRQGAGVSETFTVRKVSFSVGVERTFPVHSPIFEKIELVTRGDVRRAKLYFLRELRGKAAKIKEKRDN